One genomic region from Reichenbachiella ulvae encodes:
- a CDS encoding RagB/SusD family nutrient uptake outer membrane protein produces MKNNNIIFIILLSLLGLSVGCTEDFLDRPPKDTLVDANFYNSDEQVLAGTAVLYNAAWKTYVDQSNFQLGDIRGGSVYRAWGNRDAVTFNITPVSASNEQAYRSFFVTIGQSNLAINNINAFAGAEVSENVKQHAIAEARFMRAVAYMHLVMNYGAVPIIENNLDHLDNPQLRRNTVESVWEFIQKDFEFAAAHLSVESLAPGRLTKWSALGMLARTHLTLAGLGATPGNRDQSHLDDAMAYADSVITMSGKSLMSKYEDLFLYPYDNNNESLFELQWVFSLAPNGYDASNTMVSQITYSNSIAANGDGWGGDLSASWWMLSLYDGLIRDNGATPGFSNDERLKATFMLPGFTYPEIVQTVTDENGVSTEQDLVFEDPGDVDFSYASIKKYVVGKADGNADRQRYPNNTYMMRLAEMYLIYAEAALGNNASTADAKALEYFNAVHKRAGLGEFPPQTNPTAELTWQMIFEERIKEFAMESMAWYDLVRLHYYNPNEAYNIINNQYRGLFVVKPNQWPDPTAWTFEQTSWSEFSYPSANSGNFLLPIPASEASQAPSLGLDPIPYEFEGGSE; encoded by the coding sequence ATGAAAAATAATAATATAATATTCATCATTCTGCTGTCCCTATTAGGGTTATCAGTAGGATGTACCGAAGACTTTTTGGATAGACCACCAAAGGATACTTTGGTAGATGCTAACTTTTACAATTCAGATGAGCAGGTACTTGCAGGTACTGCTGTCTTATATAATGCAGCTTGGAAAACTTATGTAGATCAGTCTAACTTTCAGTTAGGTGATATTCGTGGGGGAAGTGTATATCGAGCTTGGGGCAATAGAGATGCCGTCACCTTTAATATTACACCGGTATCGGCCTCTAACGAACAAGCATATAGGTCTTTCTTTGTTACAATAGGCCAATCCAATTTGGCTATTAACAACATCAATGCTTTTGCTGGAGCCGAGGTTTCTGAGAATGTTAAGCAGCATGCTATAGCAGAAGCTCGATTCATGAGAGCGGTAGCTTATATGCATCTGGTAATGAATTATGGTGCTGTGCCAATTATTGAGAATAATTTGGATCATTTGGATAATCCTCAACTGAGAAGAAATACAGTTGAAAGTGTTTGGGAGTTTATACAGAAGGATTTTGAATTTGCAGCAGCTCATCTTTCAGTTGAATCCTTAGCACCTGGTAGATTGACCAAATGGTCTGCATTGGGTATGTTAGCTAGAACTCATTTGACATTGGCTGGCTTGGGTGCGACTCCAGGTAACAGGGATCAATCACATCTAGATGATGCAATGGCTTATGCAGATAGTGTCATTACCATGAGTGGAAAATCGCTAATGTCAAAATATGAGGATTTGTTCCTATATCCGTATGATAATAATAATGAATCCTTATTCGAATTACAGTGGGTTTTTTCATTAGCACCAAATGGGTATGATGCATCAAACACGATGGTTTCACAAATTACTTATAGTAATTCGATTGCTGCCAACGGAGATGGATGGGGAGGAGACTTAAGTGCCTCTTGGTGGATGTTAAGTTTGTATGACGGCTTGATTAGAGATAATGGAGCTACTCCGGGCTTTTCCAACGACGAAAGGTTAAAGGCTACTTTTATGTTGCCAGGGTTTACTTATCCTGAAATTGTACAGACCGTGACCGATGAAAACGGAGTGTCAACTGAACAAGATTTGGTTTTTGAAGATCCGGGAGATGTAGACTTTAGTTATGCTAGTATTAAAAAATATGTAGTAGGAAAAGCAGACGGTAATGCGGATCGTCAGCGCTACCCGAATAATACTTACATGATGCGACTTGCAGAGATGTATTTGATTTATGCAGAGGCTGCATTAGGAAATAATGCTTCCACCGCTGATGCTAAAGCATTGGAATATTTCAATGCAGTTCATAAAAGAGCAGGTTTGGGCGAATTCCCCCCTCAAACTAATCCAACAGCAGAGCTTACCTGGCAAATGATTTTTGAAGAGAGAATTAAGGAGTTTGCTATGGAGAGTATGGCATGGTATGATTTGGTGCGTTTGCATTATTACAACCCAAATGAAGCATATAATATCATTAATAATCAATATCGTGGCTTATTTGTAGTGAAACCAAATCAGTGGCCTGATCCAACTGCATGGACATTTGAACAAACTTCATGGTCAGAGTTCAGCTACCCCTCTGCTAATTCAGGGAATTTTCTTTTACCCATACCTGCTTCTGAAGCTAGTCAGGCGCCAAGTCTGGGATTGGATCCTATTCCTTACGAATTTGAGGGTGGAAGTGAATGA
- a CDS encoding IPT/TIG domain-containing protein → MNFKNINLKYAFALMLVVLVALWSACEEKDSEKTSDEVALFSFGPSVLRGDKLHFIGENLMDVERIVLPDNIVIEAADFDSLSAKRIVITVPDEAVEGKVALEVKNQDDPIVTKTSLSILEPITITSYPESAVRPGAVITIKGTYLNLIEEVIFATNKSVTEFEEQSREVLKVRVPADAQTGVLLLYDMEEIPNEFKTETEVQVSLPATTELAPATVKAQNDLTITGTNLDLVTDLLFPGGESVSSENFVSVSQTSIVVTVPAAGQDGVLNMVVASGLTVESNSSITMLLPTVSSVAPNPVKPGNELTVTGEDLDLISGVVFGGDVAGTVLGGGTATSITVQVPMEAQSGDVTFQTLSNKTVTSSSLAMVAPTISTIDDTAKRGDDMLVTGTNLDLITYVEFSGGTMVEVVSPSEAQFTVTVPSAALTGPVTLIAANGDRIESSQELILPNVPEIGGVPSLAVVGKMVTLTGSKLNLTQDVIFPGGVYATEFGDRTSTTLEVMVPAGITPGPGKISFTTYEGDMTESPEINMVDLSTYSSILYDETIGGGYGNWSWSTNDAASTDFAISGDVSWKSEHTGGYSGWSIGGSTVDVSSYETFSIFIYGGPGSDGKELWLVVDENWAGDGAIILKEGEWIEAKFNIADIQGGLSSWGRIILQDRGWTGTYYVDHIGFK, encoded by the coding sequence ATGAATTTTAAAAATATTAATTTAAAATACGCCTTTGCATTGATGCTGGTAGTGCTAGTAGCGCTATGGAGTGCATGTGAAGAAAAGGATAGCGAAAAGACGAGTGATGAAGTGGCCTTATTTAGTTTTGGTCCATCAGTACTGCGTGGAGATAAGCTTCATTTCATCGGAGAAAATTTGATGGATGTAGAAAGAATAGTTCTACCAGACAATATAGTGATTGAAGCTGCAGATTTTGATAGTCTGTCGGCTAAGCGAATTGTAATCACCGTACCTGATGAGGCCGTTGAAGGTAAAGTCGCTCTGGAAGTAAAGAATCAGGATGATCCAATAGTAACCAAAACTTCCTTGAGTATTTTGGAGCCAATAACCATCACTTCTTATCCAGAATCTGCTGTGAGACCAGGGGCTGTGATTACAATTAAAGGTACTTATCTCAACTTGATTGAGGAAGTGATCTTTGCTACTAACAAATCAGTTACTGAATTTGAAGAACAAAGCAGAGAGGTTTTGAAGGTTAGAGTACCAGCGGATGCTCAAACGGGTGTTCTGTTGCTGTATGACATGGAAGAAATTCCAAATGAGTTCAAAACTGAGACAGAGGTTCAGGTGAGTTTACCTGCTACGACGGAGCTTGCTCCTGCTACAGTAAAGGCACAGAATGATTTGACCATAACAGGAACTAATTTGGATTTGGTTACTGATTTGTTGTTCCCTGGTGGTGAGAGCGTTTCAAGTGAGAATTTTGTTAGTGTATCACAGACCTCAATTGTGGTGACCGTTCCTGCAGCAGGTCAGGATGGGGTATTGAATATGGTAGTCGCTTCAGGTTTAACTGTAGAATCAAATAGTAGCATTACCATGTTATTGCCTACAGTTTCTTCGGTAGCTCCTAACCCGGTGAAGCCTGGAAATGAGCTGACTGTTACAGGTGAAGACTTAGATTTGATTAGTGGAGTAGTATTTGGTGGCGATGTAGCTGGTACTGTACTTGGAGGTGGTACAGCTACTTCAATAACTGTTCAGGTGCCGATGGAAGCTCAAAGTGGAGATGTAACTTTCCAGACTTTGTCTAACAAGACTGTAACTTCATCATCTTTGGCTATGGTGGCTCCTACTATATCTACTATTGATGATACAGCTAAGAGAGGGGATGATATGCTGGTAACGGGTACTAATCTGGATTTGATCACGTACGTGGAATTCTCAGGCGGAACGATGGTAGAGGTTGTGTCTCCATCAGAGGCACAGTTCACTGTGACTGTGCCATCAGCGGCACTAACTGGGCCAGTTACTCTGATAGCTGCCAACGGAGATAGAATAGAGTCTAGTCAGGAATTAATTCTCCCCAATGTACCTGAAATTGGTGGAGTGCCATCATTGGCTGTTGTAGGTAAAATGGTTACCCTTACTGGTAGTAAATTGAACTTGACTCAGGATGTTATTTTCCCAGGTGGAGTGTATGCAACTGAGTTTGGAGATAGAACATCTACTACTTTAGAAGTAATGGTTCCCGCAGGAATTACTCCTGGCCCAGGTAAGATTAGTTTTACTACCTATGAAGGGGATATGACAGAATCTCCAGAGATTAACATGGTTGATTTATCTACTTATTCATCTATACTTTATGATGAAACCATTGGTGGAGGATATGGAAACTGGAGTTGGAGTACAAATGATGCAGCGAGCACAGATTTTGCAATTTCTGGTGATGTGTCATGGAAATCTGAACATACAGGTGGCTACTCTGGCTGGAGTATAGGAGGATCTACAGTTGATGTTTCTTCTTACGAAACCTTCTCAATATTCATCTATGGTGGACCTGGTTCTGATGGAAAAGAATTATGGTTAGTCGTTGATGAAAATTGGGCTGGCGATGGTGCCATTATCCTGAAAGAGGGAGAGTGGATTGAAGCCAAATTTAACATCGCAGATATCCAGGGAGGGCTATCCTCATGGGGAAGAATCATTCTACAAGACAGAGGTTGGACTGGAACTTATTATGTTGATCATATTGGGTTCAAATAA
- a CDS encoding glycoside hydrolase family 26 protein → MKLRLIYIPTASLVMVLLLSLCKPTTASKTAPIDNTLIDSQATKETINLYNNLKKTAENHIMFGHQDDMAYGVGWKKIEGKSDVKDIVGSFPAVHGWDLGHRREGVNLDQIAIDDIRKWMVQIYERGGINTISLHWDNFTSGGNSWDTTQTVKHLLPGGKDHDKFVAELDDLGDFLTTVKSGETLVPMIFRPFHEHNGDWFWWGKGICSEEEYIAIWRFTVNYMKNTKGLHHLIYCFSPDASRMNNKDLRSEYLYGYPGDEYVDMLGIDDYWNVGRDINPRPAAEQERIFIETLEVVTQLAEEKGMVAAITETGLESITNPTWFSDEILNPIKKSDKIKMAYVLVWRNANEKHHYAPYPGHKAVADFKDFCSDEKVWVEDDLKGMYQ, encoded by the coding sequence ATGAAACTAAGACTAATTTATATTCCGACAGCTTCCTTAGTGATGGTTTTACTTTTGTCTCTTTGTAAGCCGACAACTGCTAGTAAAACTGCTCCCATCGACAATACGCTAATCGATTCTCAAGCCACAAAAGAAACGATCAACCTATACAATAACCTGAAAAAAACTGCTGAGAATCATATTATGTTTGGCCATCAAGATGATATGGCCTATGGTGTGGGATGGAAAAAGATAGAAGGTAAATCTGACGTAAAGGATATCGTCGGATCCTTTCCGGCCGTTCATGGCTGGGATCTGGGGCACCGAAGAGAGGGTGTAAACCTGGATCAGATAGCCATAGACGACATCCGAAAATGGATGGTACAGATATATGAGCGAGGAGGCATTAATACCATTTCTTTGCATTGGGATAATTTCACATCGGGAGGCAACAGCTGGGATACTACCCAGACGGTAAAACATCTTTTACCTGGCGGAAAAGACCATGATAAATTTGTGGCAGAGCTCGATGATCTTGGAGATTTTCTAACTACAGTGAAATCGGGAGAAACGCTTGTTCCGATGATCTTTCGTCCCTTTCACGAACACAACGGTGATTGGTTTTGGTGGGGCAAAGGCATATGTAGCGAAGAGGAATATATAGCTATATGGAGATTTACGGTAAACTATATGAAGAATACGAAAGGACTTCATCATTTGATTTATTGTTTCTCACCTGATGCCAGCAGGATGAATAATAAGGATCTAAGATCAGAATACCTCTACGGCTACCCAGGGGATGAATATGTCGATATGCTGGGGATAGATGATTATTGGAACGTTGGGCGTGATATCAACCCTAGACCCGCGGCAGAGCAGGAAAGAATCTTCATTGAGACTTTGGAGGTTGTGACTCAACTAGCAGAGGAGAAAGGAATGGTTGCAGCCATTACCGAAACGGGATTAGAGTCTATAACCAATCCTACCTGGTTCAGCGATGAGATTTTGAATCCAATTAAAAAATCAGATAAAATCAAAATGGCCTACGTGCTGGTTTGGAGAAATGCCAATGAGAAACACCATTATGCTCCCTATCCAGGCCACAAGGCTGTTGCAGACTTCAAGGACTTTTGCTCAGACGAAAAAGTATGGGTAGAAGATGACCTCAAAGGGATGTATCAATAA
- a CDS encoding glycoside hydrolase family 130 protein, with product MSAQVDRIKKMLADHEAFLSIPNQPKEDSNGVIQRYQNPIITNKHTPVYWRYDLNPETNPLLMERLGVNVAFNSGAIVFNGKICLAVRVEGDDRKSFFAIAESENGIDNFRFWDHPITLPETDEPDTNVYDMRLIEHEDGWIYGLFCTERRAKGAPDADQSAADAKCGIARTKDLVNWERLADLDSGENQQRNVVLHPEFIDGKYALYTRPQDGFIEAGKGGGIGWCLIDSMENAKTGAEKIIDPKVYHTIKEVKNGQGPAPIKTEEGWLHLAHGVRNTAAGLRYVLYMFMTSLEDPSEVIHRPGGHFMGPIDEERVGDVSNVLFTNGWIKKDNGEVLIYYASSDTRMHVATSTVAQLIDYCKNTPEDGLRSAASVQTRNKLIDRNLEYLKSIGLK from the coding sequence ATGAGCGCACAGGTAGATAGAATCAAGAAAATGCTTGCAGATCATGAGGCATTTTTATCAATCCCTAACCAACCTAAGGAGGATAGTAATGGCGTAATCCAGCGCTATCAAAACCCAATAATTACCAACAAACATACGCCAGTCTATTGGCGCTATGATTTGAACCCCGAGACCAACCCACTGCTTATGGAACGTTTGGGAGTGAACGTCGCTTTCAACTCTGGTGCAATTGTTTTCAATGGCAAGATTTGCCTTGCTGTACGTGTGGAGGGAGATGACCGAAAGTCATTTTTCGCTATTGCAGAAAGTGAAAACGGAATCGATAATTTCCGTTTTTGGGATCATCCGATCACACTACCAGAAACTGACGAGCCTGACACCAATGTCTACGATATGCGTTTGATTGAGCATGAGGATGGCTGGATCTATGGCTTGTTCTGTACAGAGCGTCGTGCCAAAGGGGCACCAGATGCAGACCAGTCAGCTGCAGATGCCAAATGCGGAATTGCTCGCACTAAAGATTTGGTGAATTGGGAACGTCTGGCAGATTTGGACTCAGGTGAAAATCAACAAAGAAATGTGGTGCTACATCCCGAATTCATAGATGGAAAGTATGCACTCTACACTCGTCCACAGGATGGCTTCATCGAAGCTGGAAAAGGGGGAGGAATCGGCTGGTGCTTGATCGATAGCATGGAAAATGCTAAAACCGGTGCGGAGAAAATTATTGATCCCAAGGTCTATCACACCATCAAAGAAGTAAAGAACGGACAGGGTCCAGCTCCAATCAAAACAGAGGAAGGTTGGTTGCATTTGGCACATGGTGTGAGAAATACAGCTGCAGGTTTGAGGTATGTGCTGTACATGTTTATGACTTCATTAGAAGATCCATCTGAGGTGATTCACAGACCAGGTGGTCACTTTATGGGGCCGATTGATGAAGAGCGAGTGGGAGATGTATCCAATGTACTCTTTACCAACGGCTGGATCAAAAAGGACAATGGCGAAGTGCTGATATACTACGCATCATCCGATACCAGAATGCATGTGGCGACCTCAACAGTAGCGCAGCTGATTGACTACTGCAAGAATACACCGGAGGATGGTTTGCGCTCTGCCGCTAGTGTACAGACAAGAAATAAATTGATTGATAGAAATTTAGAATACCTAAAATCTATAGGTCTGAAATAG
- a CDS encoding glycan-binding surface protein: MKLKLRYTLNLLMAIAIGSAVLSGCTEEETGGAPSVSYIRVTNPESADSLVVAAGQGQMVVIKGDNLGNVRELWFNDREATLNPSFITNSSVITRVPSRIPSNINNLMTLVFSNGDSLQYDFTVDIGEPYVERFKSEYVNEGEIAVLYGDYFYEPLMVTFEGGFEAEIVSVEDTELQVRVPAGAQVGPVTITSNFGSSTSDVIFKDDRNIIASFDGSFNGMWRGTDFVVSTDGDIPNISGDFIRINRGAQGPYPYMEIYGGPQESDTNLETRNIPVDALDNPSNYVLKFEINTQETFEGAVMRLYLGNADGGAFGAARNDFFYPWESNVDTGGEWQTISIPWKDVYESNDNFSYNSGGYGMYIYFHGGSPAIYNIGMDNFRVVPN; encoded by the coding sequence ATGAAATTAAAATTAAGATATACATTAAACCTTCTTATGGCTATAGCCATTGGGAGTGCTGTGCTATCTGGCTGTACCGAGGAGGAAACAGGAGGAGCACCAAGCGTAAGTTACATTAGGGTTACCAATCCAGAATCAGCAGATTCATTGGTGGTTGCTGCCGGCCAAGGCCAAATGGTGGTCATTAAAGGAGATAACCTGGGTAATGTTCGTGAACTCTGGTTCAATGACCGTGAGGCAACTTTGAACCCTTCTTTTATCACAAATTCTTCAGTAATTACTCGCGTTCCAAGTAGGATTCCATCGAACATAAATAATTTGATGACGCTGGTGTTTTCCAATGGAGATTCTCTTCAATATGACTTTACTGTGGATATAGGAGAGCCATATGTCGAAAGGTTCAAGAGTGAATACGTGAATGAAGGTGAAATTGCTGTATTGTATGGTGATTATTTCTATGAGCCTTTGATGGTTACTTTTGAAGGAGGATTTGAAGCCGAGATAGTGTCAGTAGAGGACACTGAATTACAGGTCAGGGTTCCTGCTGGAGCACAAGTCGGACCTGTGACGATAACTTCTAATTTTGGGTCTTCTACTTCAGATGTCATTTTTAAAGATGACAGGAATATCATTGCAAGTTTTGATGGTTCATTTAATGGTATGTGGAGAGGAACTGATTTTGTAGTTTCGACTGATGGAGATATACCAAATATTTCTGGCGACTTTATCCGAATTAACAGAGGGGCACAAGGTCCATACCCTTATATGGAGATCTACGGTGGTCCGCAAGAAAGCGACACTAATTTGGAAACCAGAAACATCCCAGTGGATGCATTGGATAATCCTTCTAATTATGTTCTGAAGTTCGAAATAAACACACAAGAAACGTTTGAAGGTGCTGTGATGAGATTATATCTGGGAAATGCTGATGGAGGTGCTTTTGGTGCTGCCAGGAATGACTTCTTCTATCCTTGGGAATCAAATGTAGATACTGGAGGAGAATGGCAAACCATTAGTATTCCTTGGAAGGATGTGTATGAGTCAAATGACAATTTCTCCTATAACTCAGGTGGATATGGCATGTACATTTATTTTCATGGAGGAAGTCCTGCCATTTACAACATAGGAATGGACAACTTTCGAGTAGTTCCAAACTAA